The stretch of DNA TGGTATCATCGTCTTCTATATTTTCTTCTGCACTTGGCCAGTACAAAGAAAGTTCAATACCGATTTCTAATGCTCCTGCCAAACGCATTAGCTTTGGAGGAAGGTAATCACATTGTGTGAAATGGTTGTTTCCCAGCCTACATTCATAGGGGAGATCAAACCGCCAGTCATCAATACTATGATGCTTTTGGAGTAGCCTCAAATAAGGGCTATAGACCTCCAGAAAACTAATCATATCTATGATTTGTCCTTCCATATCACCCCAGGGCCGATCACTAACCTCACAGGAAAAACCAAAATCATCATAAGCTATTTCTTCAGTGCTTATTTTAGGAATATCGCCTTTTTCATGCGATTGATAAACTGGTAATTCTGGATGATCAGAAAGGAATTGCTGGAACGAACTAGTTTTGCTCGTTACATGAAAAATGCACATGTAGGTTATTGTTTTAAAGAAGTAACAAAATCGTTTAAGCTTTGGTTGTATTTTAATGCTGCGGTTAATTTCTTTTTCTTTTTAAAATCAGCAGCATAAAAACTCATTTTTTCAAAGTCAGATTTTTGAGCAATTTTTTGAGTTTTTTTATCAAATTTTTTATCCGAACTCTTTTTTTTGCTGATTAATCTGTGAAATTTTCTTTTTGGATCAGGATATTGACTACTATCTTTTGTTTCGAACAAGGTTAGTAACCATGCTTCCATCTCTTCGATACAGATAGCATAATAGAGTTGACCAGTATATTGGTTATTAAGCCACTTGTTAATTTGGTTAATAACAGACGTTCTAAGATTGGTACAATAGTTTGAATCCTTGGCAGGACGAATAACATCATAGTTTTCTAATTCACATTCTGCGGTGTCTATTTGTATAATAATAGCTCTTTCTTCGTCAATAATATTTTCATCTACCAAAAAGCTTTGCAATCGAGAACGTTCAACACAATCCTTTTGAACCAATGTCCAAGAACTAAATTCATCCGCAGTCATTTCTTTGTATTCCCCCCCTTGTAGATCTGTCTCATCTAGATCAAATTCAGGGCGAAGAAATTGAATATCATCATCGTCGTTTAATATTGTCCATAAAATATTATTAAGAACAGCACAATCTCCTCTTCCTTCTGCTATAATGCCTATACGCATAGTATTAAAAATTTTGAGGAATGCCTCCTAGATGGTTACGCATCCAAAGTTCGGAAAGCTTCAATTTTTTACCTCCTATCTCAACAGAAGGTTTTAATTGAATTCTTTTAGCTATAGTATGTCCTTTTTTATTTCTAGAAACAACAAATAAACGTTGTTCATCGTCATGGAGATTTAGACCATCTAAAATTGCAGGGTTATGTGTAGTTATTAATGCTTGCTTTTGGTTTTTATTAGCTAAACTGGCTAAATTCTTCATCAAGTGGCGACATAAATTAGGGTTGAGAGCATTTTCTATATTGTCAATAGCAAAGAATTGAGGTGTTCTTTGGCTAATGAATAAAGCTAAATAAAATAAAATATGTAGAGCACCTTCATTAGCATTTTCTACAGAAAAAATATTGTTTTTTTTCTGCATAAACTTGTCACGAAAATAAAGTTTGGAATCTGAGCGCAGTTTTAAGCGTTTACTAGCGAAGTCTCCATCTTTGTCCACCATAATTCCATTATCATCTAACCATGAAATAAATTTAGAGTGTTCCAGTAATTGTTGCCATTCAATGGATGTAAATTTTTCTAGTAATAAATCAAGGTTTTCTCCATTCCTTCCTGGTACTTCTAGGCTTTGTTTATTAAACCCTCTTAGAGGGTTGGTTTGTAATTCGTAGATAATGTAATCGAAAATGGAGTGACTTTGCATATTACTAGCAACGATATTTCCAACATCTTTTAAATCCATGAATGAAGGGTTATCGAAAATAGAATATTCGTCTACCCAAGTAGTCGTAATATCACTAGAATTAGCAATCAAATTTGTTTGGATGAGGTATTGATTTTTCTTAGAAATATTAATTCTAATGTTTTTTTTTGATTTCACTCCCAAAAAAGAATTCATCATCATATCAGGACGAGTAACCCGAATGCCTTTCGCCGCTAAATCATCGTTTCTTAATCGATTACTTTTGGCTGCACTAGCCAATGCAACTGCCTCCAAGATATTCGACTTCCCACAGCCATTTTCACCAATAAATACATTGACTTTACCCAATTCAATCTCTAAATTATGAATGGATTTGAAATTTTCAATGTGCAATTTAGTTAACATAATATTTAGCTTTTTCCGTTTGACGAAATTAATGATGCCTCCATCCCTGCGCAATTAACTCCTTGATGCTGCCACCACTGGTATGCAAATTAATGCCATCCTCAGGTTTGGTAATTTCTCCAATAATACGAATATCCATCATGTATTTAATTTTCTCTGCATCTTCTGGTTTGATGGTAAAAAGCAACTCATAATCTTCACCACCATGCAAGGCGCAAGTAGTTGGTGGTAATTTAAAATCAATTGCCTTGACAGAAGTTTCCTGAGCGATAGGCAGGCTTTTTTCTTCGATATAAGCACCCACATCAGATTGACGGCAGATGTGCAACAAGTCAGAAGATAGACCATCCGAAATGTCAATCATAGCAGTTGGCAATAGGTTGGCAGTTTGAAAAAACTCATAGATGTCTTTTCTGGCTTCTGGTTTTAGCAAGCGCCCAACAATATAATCCTTGTTTTCCAAATCGGGTTGCATCTCAGGATTGTCTAAATAGATTTGTTTTTCACGCTCCAATAATTGCAAACCTACATAAGCACCCCCTAAAAAGCCCGAAACACAGACCAAGTCACCAACTTGAGCAGTATCTCTATAGACCAATTGGTCTTCGTCTGCCACGCCCAGTGCTGTGATACTAATGGTTAATCCTTGTATAGA from Aureispira anguillae encodes:
- a CDS encoding AAA family ATPase; protein product: MLTKLHIENFKSIHNLEIELGKVNVFIGENGCGKSNILEAVALASAAKSNRLRNDDLAAKGIRVTRPDMMMNSFLGVKSKKNIRINISKKNQYLIQTNLIANSSDITTTWVDEYSIFDNPSFMDLKDVGNIVASNMQSHSIFDYIIYELQTNPLRGFNKQSLEVPGRNGENLDLLLEKFTSIEWQQLLEHSKFISWLDDNGIMVDKDGDFASKRLKLRSDSKLYFRDKFMQKKNNIFSVENANEGALHILFYLALFISQRTPQFFAIDNIENALNPNLCRHLMKNLASLANKNQKQALITTHNPAILDGLNLHDDEQRLFVVSRNKKGHTIAKRIQLKPSVEIGGKKLKLSELWMRNHLGGIPQNF
- the thiL gene encoding thiamine-phosphate kinase; this encodes MARTELSDLGEFGLIEFLTKDVKLKNKSSLKGVGDDAAIIDHGNQKTVVSTDLLVENIHFDLIYTPLKHLGYKAVVVNLSDIYAMNARPTQITVSIAVSNRFSVESVNEIYKGIHLACEAYGVDLIGGDTTSSIQGLTISITALGVADEDQLVYRDTAQVGDLVCVSGFLGGAYVGLQLLEREKQIYLDNPEMQPDLENKDYIVGRLLKPEARKDIYEFFQTANLLPTAMIDISDGLSSDLLHICRQSDVGAYIEEKSLPIAQETSVKAIDFKLPPTTCALHGGEDYELLFTIKPEDAEKIKYMMDIRIIGEITKPEDGINLHTSGGSIKELIAQGWRHH